The following coding sequences are from one Lolium rigidum isolate FL_2022 chromosome 6, APGP_CSIRO_Lrig_0.1, whole genome shotgun sequence window:
- the LOC124663686 gene encoding gibberellin 2-beta-dioxygenase 2-like, which translates to MVVSSAAPACRDMAPSLGIPTVDMSAPAGRAELSREMVEAFAERGFFKAVNHGVPPQVAARLDAASTAFFAQPAPEKQAAGPPDPLGYGSRSIGSHGDVGELEYLILHTDPEAVARKAKAIDREDPSRFSEAVNEYVQAVRHLACQILDLLGEGLGLRDPSSFSKLISATDSDSLVRINYYPPAAAGDGDVKGPSSVGFGEHSDPQILSVLRANDVDGLQVLLPDARGEDAWVQVPADPAAFFINVGDLLQALTNGRLVSIRHRVMASTTKPRLSAIYFATPALHANISALPETVTADMPRRYRPFTWAEYKKTMYTLRLSHNRLDLFKVLVDEGGDQE; encoded by the exons ATGGTGGTGTCCTCCGCAGCGCCGGCGTGCCGGGACATGGCGCCCTCCCTCGGCATTCCGACGGTCGACATGTCCGCGCCAGCGGGGCGCGCGGAGCTGTCGCGGGAGATGGTCGAGGCGTTCGCGGAGCGCGGCTTCTTCAAGGCGGTCAACCACGGCGTGCCGCCGCAGGTGGCCGCCCGGTTGGACGCGGCCAGCACGGCGTTCTTCGCGCAGCCGGCACCGGAGAAGCAGGCAGCCGGGCCGCCGGACCCCCTGGGGTACGGAAGCCGGAGCATAGGGTCCCACGGCGACGTCGGCGAGCTGGAGTACCTGATCCTCCACACGGACCCCGAGGCGGTGGCGCGCAAGGCCAAGGCCATCGATAGGGAGGACCCTTCACGGTTCAG CGAGGCGGTGAACGAGTACGTCCAGGCCGTGAGGCACCTCGCGTGCCAGATTCTTGACCTGCTGGGCGAGGGGCTGGGCCTCCGGGACCCGTCGTCCTTCAGCAAGCTCATCTCAGCCACGGACAGCGACTCCCTCGTCAGGATCAACTACTATCCACCAGCAgccgccggcgatggcgacgTCAAAGGCCCGAGCTCCGTCGGGTTCGGCGAGCATTCCGACCCGCAGATCCTCAGCGTCCTCAGGGCCAACGACGTCGACGGCCTGCAGGTGCTCTTGCCGGACGCTCGCGGCGAGGACGCCTGGGTGCAGGTGCCGGCCGACCCTGCAGCCTTCTTCATCAACGTCGGCGATCTCCTTCAG GCTCTTACAAATGGGAGACTGGTGAGCATCCGGCACAGGGTGATGGCTAGCACCACCAAGCCGAGGCTGTCCGCGATCTACTTCGCGACGCCGGCGCTGCACGCCAACATCTCCGCGCTCCCGGAGACGGTGACCGCCGACATGCCGCGCCGGTATAGGCCGTTCACCTGGGCCGAGTACAAGAAGACGATGTACACGCTCCGCCTGAGCCACAATCGCCTCGACCTCTTCAAAGTCTTAGTCGATGAAGGGGGTGATCAAGAATAG
- the LOC124660806 gene encoding neutral/alkaline invertase 1, mitochondrial-like, with the protein MNGQTTMGLAAAAAAAVRPCRHRLLSSASAAAAAKASATPLFPRCSHPQHQQHSRRIPFLVSAASHTSQSDPSTTPTPVTSDPRSAVAGNLPFFDRVLFPGSFPLETPPVEEPAPAPPADEAQASASPVREESDTEREAWRLLRRAVVSYCGDPVGTVAAEDPECTEMLNYDQVFIRDFVPSALAFLMRGETDIVRNFLLHTLQLQSWEKTVDCYSPGQGLMPASFKIKTVPLDENNEAFEEVLDPDFGESAIGRVAPVDSGLWWIILLRAYCKFTGDYSLQERVDVQTGIKLILSLCLTDGFDMFPTLLVTDGSCMIDRRMGIHGHPLEIQALFYSALRCSREMIVMNDGSKHLLQAINNRLSALSFHIREYYWVDMKKINEIYRYKTEEYSHDATNKFNIYPEQIPSWLVDWVPEKGGYLIGNLQPAHMDFRFFSLGNLWAISSSLTTPTQAEGILSLIEEKWDDLVANMPLKICYPAMEDDEWRIVTGSDPKNTPWSYHNGGSWPTLLWQFTLACIKMGRPELARRAIAVAEEKLSADKWPEYYDTRSGRFVGKQSRSYQTWTIAGFLTSKILLENPELASILTCDEDLELLEGCACCLSKRTRCSRRVTKSDIIG; encoded by the exons ATGAATGGTCAAACCACGATGGGGctcgcagcagccgccgccgcagccgtgaGGCCGTGCCGCCACCGACTCCTCTCCTCCgcctcagcggcggcggcggcgaaggcctCCGCGACGCCGCTCTTCCCGAGATGCTCCCACCCGCAGCACCAGCAGCACAGCCGCCGCATCCCATTCCTCGTCTCGGCGGCGTCGCATACCTCGCAGTCCGACCCGAGCACCACCCCCACCCCCGTCACCTCCGATCCCCGCTCCGCCGTCGCCGGGAACCTCCCCTTCTTCGACCGCGTGCTCTTCCCGGGCTCGTTCCCCCTCGAGACCCCGCCTGTCGAggagccggcgccggcgccgccggccgaTGAAGCGCAGGCGTCTGCTTCGCCCGTGAGAGAGGAGTCGGATACGGAGAGGGAGGCGTGGAGGCTACTGAGGAGGGCGGTGGTGAGCTACTGCGGTGACCCGGTGGgcacggtggcggcggaggacccGGAGTGCACGGAGATGCTCAACTACGACCAGGTCTTCATCAGAGACTTTGTGCCTTCCGCCCTCGCCTTCCTCATGCGCGGGGAGACCGACATCGTCCGCAATTTCCTCCTCCACACCCTGCAGCTGCAG AGCTGGGAGAAAACTGTTGACTGTTACAGCCCTGGGCAAGGCTTGATGCCAGCTAGTTTTAAGATAAAGACCGTTCCACTTGATGAAAACAACGAAGCATTCGAGGAGGTTCTGGATCCTGACTTTGGTGAATCAGCTATTGGCCGTGTAGCTCCAGTTGATTCTG GACTTTGGTGGATTATCTTATTAAGAGCGTACTGCAAGTTTACAGGCGACTATTCATTGCAAGAAAGAGTGGATGTGCAAACCGGGATTAAACTGATCTTGAGTTTGTGTTTGACTGATGGGTTCGACATGTTTCCCACACTACTGGTCACAGACGGATCATGCATGATAGACAGGAGGATGGGAATACATGGGCATCCTCTTGAGATTCAA GCTTTGTTCTATTCTGCTTTAAGATGCTCAAGGGAAATGATTGTTATGAACGATGGCTCAAAACACCTCCTCCAAGCCATCAACAACAGGCTCAGTGCGTTGTCTTTTCACATTAGGGAATACTACTGGGTCGATATGAAGAAGATAAATGAGATCTACAGATACAAGACAGAAGAATACTCACATGATGCGACCAACAAATTCAACATTTATCCCGAGCAAATCCCTTCCTGGCTTGTTGATTGGGTTCCTGAGAAAGGGGGTTATCTTATTGGAAATCTGCAGCCAGCTCACATGGATTTTAGGTTCTTCTCTCTTGGCAACCTTTGGGCCATATCTTCATCTCTAACTACTCCAACCCAAGCTGAAGGAATACTTAGCCTTATTGAGGAGAAATGGGACGATCTTGTGGCAAATATGCCACTCAAGATATGTTACCCTGCAATGGAAGATGATGAATGGCGCATTGTTACTGGCAGTGACCCTAAGAACAC CCCGTGGTCATATCATAATGGTGGATCTTGGCCAACCCTGTTGTGGCAG TTTACACTGGCCTGCATCAAAATGGGAAGACCAGAGTTGGCCCGAAGGGCCATTGCAGTGGCTGAGGAAAAGCTCTCAGCTGACAAGTGGCCGGAATACTATGACACCCGATCTGGAAGATTCGTTGGGAAGCAATCACGGTCATATCAGACATGGACTATTGCTGGTTTTCTGACCTCGAAGATATTGCTGGAAAACCCGGAGCTGGCTTCTATCCTGACCTGTGATGAGGACCTTGAGCTCCTTGAAGGCTGTGCTTGCTGCCTCTCAAAGAGGACGAGGTGCTCTCGTCGTGTGACCAAATCAGATATCATCGGGTAA